In Zonotrichia albicollis isolate bZonAlb1 chromosome 3, bZonAlb1.hap1, whole genome shotgun sequence, a single window of DNA contains:
- the UGP2 gene encoding UTP--glucose-1-phosphate uridylyltransferase isoform X1, with product MSALLKDFSQAMSQAGSSQFQEVIRQELEYSMKVELDKILATAHSNEIEHTKKDLEGFKKLFHRFLQEKGPSVDWGKIQRPPEDSIQPYEKIKARGLPDNIASVLNKLVVVKLNGGLGTSMGCKGPKSLIGVRNENTFLDLTVQQIEHLNKSYNTDVPLVLMNSFNTDDDTKKILQKYSHSRVKIYTFNQSRYPRINKETLLPIAKDVSYSGENTECWYPPGHGDIYASFYNSGLLDNLIAEGKEYIFVSNIDNLGATVDLYILNHLMNPPNGKRCEFVMEVTNKTRADVKGGTLTQYENKLRLVEIAQVPKAHVDEFKSVSKFKIFNTNNLWIALSAIKRLQEKNAIDMEIIVNPKTLDGGLNVIQLETAVGAAIKSFENSLGINVPRSRFLPVKTTSDLLLVMSNLYSLNAGSLTMSEKREFPTVPLVKLGSSFTKVQDYLRRFESIPDMLELDHLTVSGDVTFGKNVSLKGTVIIIANHGDRIDIPAGALLENKIVSGNLRILDH from the exons ATTTCAGCCAAGCAATGTCTCAAGCTGGCTCCTCACAGTTTCAGGAAGTCATTCGACAGGAGCTGGAGTATTCAATGAAAGTAGAACTTGATAAGATCCTTGCGACCGCACACTCAAATGAGATAGAG CACACTAAAAAGGATCTGGAAGGATTTAAGAAGCTATTTCATAGATTTCTACAAGAAAAGGGACCATCTGTGGACTGGGGGAAGATCCAGAGACCTCCAGAAGATTCT ATCCAGCCCTATGAGAAGATCAAGGCCAGAGGCCTGCCTGATAACATTGCTTCTGTCTTGAACAAGCTGGTGGTGGTGAAGCTCAATGGTGGCTTGGGCACAAGCATGGGCTGCAAAGGCCCCAAGAGCCTCATCGGGGTGCGGAACGAGAACACCTTCCTGGACCTGACAGTGCAGCAGATCGAG CATTTAAACAAATCCTACAACACCGATGTTCCTCTGGTTCTCATGAATTCCTTCAACACAGACGATGACACAAAGAAAATCCTGCAGAAATACAGTCACAGCCGTGTGAAGATATATACTTTTAATCAAAGCAG GTACCCCAGAATTAACAAGGAAACTCTGCTGCCAATAGCCAAGGATGTCTCTTACTCAGGAGAGAACACGGAGTGCTGGTACCCTCCAGGCCATGGAGACATCTACGCCAGCTTCTACAACTCTGGGCTGCTGGACAACCTCATTGCAGAGGGGAAGGAATATATTTTTGTGTCCAATATAGATAATTTGGGTGCCACTGTGGACCTTTACATTCTTAACCACCTCATGAACCCACCCAATGGAAAACGCTGTGAATTTGTCATGGAAGTCACAAACAAAACCCGGGCGGATGTGAAG GGTGGCACGCTGACGCAGTACGAGAACAAGCTGAGGCTGGTGGAGATAGCTCAGGTCCCTAAAGCACACGTGGATGAATTCAAGTCTGTGTCGAAGTTCAAAATATTCAATACCAACAATTTGTGGATAGCTCTGTCTGCAATTAAAAGGCTGCAAGAGAAGAACGCCATTGACATGGAGATCATTGTTAACCCAAAG ACTCTGGATGGAGGCTTGAACGTTATCCAGCTGGAGACCGCAGTTGGTGCTGCTATCAAGAGTTTTGAGAACTCTCTGGGGATAAACGTCCCTCGTAGTCGTTTCCTGCCTGTGAAGACCACCTCGGATCTCTTGCTCGTGATGTCCAATTTGTACAGCCTTAACGCGGGGTCTCTAACCATGAGCGAGAAGCGTGAATTCCCAACAGTGCCTCTTGTCAAACTGGGAAGCTCCTTCACAAAG GTTCAAGATTACTTGCGGAGGTTTGAAAGTATTCCAGATATGCTGGAGCTGGATCATCTCACGGTTTCAGGTGATGTTACATTTGGAAAGAATGTTTCATTAAAG ggaacagtCATCATCATTGCAAACCATGGTGACAGGATTGACATCCCAGCTGGAGCTCTACTAGAGAACAAAATTGTATCTGGCAACCTGCGGATCCTGGACCACTGA
- the UGP2 gene encoding UTP--glucose-1-phosphate uridylyltransferase isoform X2, with product MSQAGSSQFQEVIRQELEYSMKVELDKILATAHSNEIEHTKKDLEGFKKLFHRFLQEKGPSVDWGKIQRPPEDSIQPYEKIKARGLPDNIASVLNKLVVVKLNGGLGTSMGCKGPKSLIGVRNENTFLDLTVQQIEHLNKSYNTDVPLVLMNSFNTDDDTKKILQKYSHSRVKIYTFNQSRYPRINKETLLPIAKDVSYSGENTECWYPPGHGDIYASFYNSGLLDNLIAEGKEYIFVSNIDNLGATVDLYILNHLMNPPNGKRCEFVMEVTNKTRADVKGGTLTQYENKLRLVEIAQVPKAHVDEFKSVSKFKIFNTNNLWIALSAIKRLQEKNAIDMEIIVNPKTLDGGLNVIQLETAVGAAIKSFENSLGINVPRSRFLPVKTTSDLLLVMSNLYSLNAGSLTMSEKREFPTVPLVKLGSSFTKVQDYLRRFESIPDMLELDHLTVSGDVTFGKNVSLKGTVIIIANHGDRIDIPAGALLENKIVSGNLRILDH from the exons ATGTCTCAAGCTGGCTCCTCACAGTTTCAGGAAGTCATTCGACAGGAGCTGGAGTATTCAATGAAAGTAGAACTTGATAAGATCCTTGCGACCGCACACTCAAATGAGATAGAG CACACTAAAAAGGATCTGGAAGGATTTAAGAAGCTATTTCATAGATTTCTACAAGAAAAGGGACCATCTGTGGACTGGGGGAAGATCCAGAGACCTCCAGAAGATTCT ATCCAGCCCTATGAGAAGATCAAGGCCAGAGGCCTGCCTGATAACATTGCTTCTGTCTTGAACAAGCTGGTGGTGGTGAAGCTCAATGGTGGCTTGGGCACAAGCATGGGCTGCAAAGGCCCCAAGAGCCTCATCGGGGTGCGGAACGAGAACACCTTCCTGGACCTGACAGTGCAGCAGATCGAG CATTTAAACAAATCCTACAACACCGATGTTCCTCTGGTTCTCATGAATTCCTTCAACACAGACGATGACACAAAGAAAATCCTGCAGAAATACAGTCACAGCCGTGTGAAGATATATACTTTTAATCAAAGCAG GTACCCCAGAATTAACAAGGAAACTCTGCTGCCAATAGCCAAGGATGTCTCTTACTCAGGAGAGAACACGGAGTGCTGGTACCCTCCAGGCCATGGAGACATCTACGCCAGCTTCTACAACTCTGGGCTGCTGGACAACCTCATTGCAGAGGGGAAGGAATATATTTTTGTGTCCAATATAGATAATTTGGGTGCCACTGTGGACCTTTACATTCTTAACCACCTCATGAACCCACCCAATGGAAAACGCTGTGAATTTGTCATGGAAGTCACAAACAAAACCCGGGCGGATGTGAAG GGTGGCACGCTGACGCAGTACGAGAACAAGCTGAGGCTGGTGGAGATAGCTCAGGTCCCTAAAGCACACGTGGATGAATTCAAGTCTGTGTCGAAGTTCAAAATATTCAATACCAACAATTTGTGGATAGCTCTGTCTGCAATTAAAAGGCTGCAAGAGAAGAACGCCATTGACATGGAGATCATTGTTAACCCAAAG ACTCTGGATGGAGGCTTGAACGTTATCCAGCTGGAGACCGCAGTTGGTGCTGCTATCAAGAGTTTTGAGAACTCTCTGGGGATAAACGTCCCTCGTAGTCGTTTCCTGCCTGTGAAGACCACCTCGGATCTCTTGCTCGTGATGTCCAATTTGTACAGCCTTAACGCGGGGTCTCTAACCATGAGCGAGAAGCGTGAATTCCCAACAGTGCCTCTTGTCAAACTGGGAAGCTCCTTCACAAAG GTTCAAGATTACTTGCGGAGGTTTGAAAGTATTCCAGATATGCTGGAGCTGGATCATCTCACGGTTTCAGGTGATGTTACATTTGGAAAGAATGTTTCATTAAAG ggaacagtCATCATCATTGCAAACCATGGTGACAGGATTGACATCCCAGCTGGAGCTCTACTAGAGAACAAAATTGTATCTGGCAACCTGCGGATCCTGGACCACTGA